Proteins encoded by one window of Chondromyces crocatus:
- a CDS encoding ADYC domain-containing protein: protein MTWSSVFAVACTSSALPSDASEDVAGATSGLASSNGLSLNGVQMNGVQMNGVQMNGVQMNGISLNGLSLNGVEIHGAELKAIRADNGETMRGTALLGATMQAVLSDGREILLEVNDIQQSTTPDVYLYTIKHWTGDAWDDLCRVEGGQPTRAIPLRGRWDYSSGTPTGGDFIDDPDIFTFACLDGALAKCVGLGYEPWKTKSECHQGSCQDVELRPLHQACTRLLRGDYCGDGTTHTTNGTLVNLWDPLNIQVSANLGSGWASEAEWGAEGALCIATTRHESQAASDYVDAHCRERKTAAFSCFGSMSTFGAAMGFTTPLSERSLLRNEFQLDDED, encoded by the coding sequence GTGACGTGGTCCTCCGTCTTCGCCGTGGCTTGCACTTCGAGCGCCTTGCCCTCGGATGCGTCGGAAGACGTCGCGGGTGCCACCAGCGGGCTCGCCTCCAGCAATGGCCTCAGTCTCAACGGCGTCCAGATGAACGGCGTCCAGATGAACGGCGTCCAGATGAACGGCGTCCAGATGAACGGTATCAGTCTCAATGGGCTGAGCCTCAATGGTGTGGAAATACACGGCGCGGAACTCAAAGCGATACGCGCCGACAATGGGGAGACGATGCGCGGCACCGCCCTCCTCGGGGCCACGATGCAAGCCGTGCTCTCCGATGGCCGGGAGATCCTGCTCGAGGTGAACGACATCCAGCAATCGACGACGCCCGACGTGTATCTGTACACCATCAAGCACTGGACCGGCGACGCCTGGGATGATCTGTGCAGGGTCGAGGGAGGGCAGCCGACCCGTGCGATCCCGCTGAGAGGCCGCTGGGATTACTCCTCGGGCACGCCCACCGGCGGCGACTTCATCGACGATCCGGACATCTTCACCTTCGCTTGCCTCGACGGCGCGCTCGCGAAATGTGTCGGCCTCGGTTACGAGCCCTGGAAGACGAAATCGGAGTGTCATCAGGGGTCATGCCAGGACGTCGAACTCCGCCCGCTGCATCAAGCGTGTACCCGGTTGCTGCGTGGTGATTACTGTGGCGATGGCACGACCCACACCACGAACGGCACCCTGGTCAATCTCTGGGACCCCTTGAACATTCAGGTGTCGGCCAACCTCGGGAGCGGGTGGGCGTCGGAAGCGGAGTGGGGGGCCGAGGGGGCGCTCTGCATCGCCACCACCCGGCACGAAAGCCAGGCCGCCTCCGACTACGTCGATGCGCACTGCCGCGAGCGGAAGACCGCAGCCTTCTCCTGCTTCGGCAGCATGTCCACGTTCGGCGCGGCCATGGGCTTCACGACGCCCCTCTCCGAGCGGAGCCTGCTCCGCAACGAGTTCCAGCTCGACGACGAGGACTGA
- the nagZ gene encoding beta-N-acetylhexosaminidase produces MVSDLELAVLCGQLVVGGFRSTEPSKRFLDELSAGRRGGAILFRRNLPDLATASRTCHALLDAAPSGMPPFIGLDQEGGRVARMPAPVLKLPAARVLGQTGDIGLIRRAARAVAEELHAAGFNLNFAPVLDVDSNPRNPVIGDRSFSHDPAWVAAAGVAFIEGMQEGGVLACGKHFPGHGDTDTDSHLALPRLAHDRARLDDIELPPFRAAARAGVASMMTAHLVVDALDPGVPATLSRAVCTDLLRGEIGFEGVLFTDDLEMAAISALHRVEDAAVASIAAGCDVVLVCSDEDAQARVHAALVAHAERDSAFRARCTEAGTRSLAARRRYPPRPLPENALRAKLDSAEARALLDALTAGASQAGQGNDPTEHGREAGA; encoded by the coding sequence ATGGTGTCTGATCTCGAACTAGCGGTGCTCTGCGGGCAGCTCGTCGTGGGCGGCTTCCGGAGCACCGAGCCCTCGAAGCGCTTCCTCGATGAGCTCTCCGCCGGGCGGCGAGGGGGGGCGATCCTCTTCCGTCGCAACCTGCCCGACCTCGCGACGGCCTCGCGGACGTGTCACGCGCTCCTCGATGCGGCCCCTTCGGGGATGCCGCCATTCATCGGGCTCGATCAAGAAGGGGGTCGGGTCGCTCGGATGCCCGCGCCGGTCCTCAAGCTGCCCGCCGCTCGCGTGCTCGGCCAGACGGGTGACATCGGGCTGATCCGGCGCGCCGCCCGCGCCGTGGCGGAAGAGCTTCACGCCGCGGGCTTCAACCTGAACTTCGCCCCGGTGCTCGACGTCGACTCGAACCCCAGGAACCCGGTGATCGGCGACCGATCGTTCAGCCACGATCCGGCATGGGTCGCCGCCGCGGGCGTCGCGTTCATCGAGGGCATGCAGGAAGGGGGCGTGCTGGCGTGCGGCAAGCATTTCCCTGGACACGGGGATACCGACACGGACAGCCACCTGGCCTTGCCGCGGCTCGCTCACGATCGCGCCCGCCTCGACGACATCGAGCTTCCGCCGTTCCGCGCGGCCGCCAGGGCAGGGGTGGCCTCGATGATGACGGCGCACCTCGTGGTGGACGCGCTCGACCCCGGCGTGCCGGCCACGCTGTCACGGGCGGTCTGCACCGACCTGCTGCGCGGCGAAATCGGGTTCGAGGGCGTCCTGTTCACCGATGACCTGGAGATGGCTGCGATCTCGGCCCTGCACCGCGTCGAGGACGCGGCCGTGGCGTCGATTGCGGCGGGGTGCGACGTGGTCCTCGTGTGCAGCGACGAGGATGCGCAGGCGCGGGTCCATGCCGCGCTCGTGGCGCACGCCGAGCGGGATTCGGCGTTCCGGGCACGGTGCACCGAGGCCGGAACACGCAGCCTCGCTGCGCGGCGGCGCTACCCACCGAGGCCGCTCCCCGAGAACGCCCTGAGAGCGAAGCTGGACAGCGCCGAAGCACGCGCGCTGCTCGATGCGCTCACCGCAGGGGCGAGCCAGGCAGGGCAGGGGAATGACCCGACCGAGCATGGCCGGGAGGCCGGAGCGTGA
- a CDS encoding protein kinase domain-containing protein, which yields MLEEPNANLPMPLLSSLLGSDSLEPPSGWCPPKVFEEYRLLRLLGWGGMGEVYLAQDALLERLVAVKFLSAIDPDHDGRDLLLQEARAAARLQHPNVVSIYRVGEIDARPFIISEFVRGTSLDLLDHPLPWTRVLELGIGLARGLGAAHRRGVLHRDIKPGNAILTEDGEVKLLDFGLAKLVEHGAARSTPNPATLAVAAAVAQLDSDPAPPLPPEDALALGHVAEATDITFRCVVPLSPTTSAISGERAVTSVTALQGTPLYMAPELWIGEAASPRTDVYALGLVLYELCAGELPHASLPMNELPRAARSQDIPPLATVVHGVDRRLASVVDRCLRRDPAERYASGDELREALEQLITATRNTAMPEGNPYRGLLPFDAEHRALFFGRTAEIGAVLDRLRAEPAVMIAGDSGVGKSSLCSAGVIPLVLDGALGDGRTWTTLRVPRSKRRFAAALARILGEEEERSLARLADPIALARDVHRRLGPGQGLLLYLDQVEELLTLTSPEEAQTLGEALGQLASRAPCVRLLMTVRSDFLTRAATIPGLGDVLARGLYLLRPLAADRISEAIVGPARAKGVAFESTALIDKLAASTSSAEGLPLLQFALAELWDARAHPDAPITEAALDAIGGVAGALARHGDGVLLGLPEDQRSTARRLLLALVTLEGTRAKRSEAELFAGDPSAREALEALVRGRLLVMQQSDEGTTIEIAHEALLRGWGTLRRWLDEQQGSRPVRHRLEAAAAEWERLGGTRDALWGGRQLEEATLLDEGDLGPRARDFLQSSRHAVRGQRRARTGALLGIPLAALLAYGGIQLAHRREVTAHVTTHRREAASLAQQALEKEAALGPLRTSAFADFDGSREEDAERRWAEVLTLAATAEHLRVRAGLALEAALSVDGDNTVVRSELADLLYQRALAAERDGAHARRDELLDRLAVYDSAGERALKWHAPASLSLETTPPGAHITLARYSTQEHRARRLGEARELGHTPLPAMDLPAGSYLLTVEAEGRAPIRYPVLLGRDERLSLNLFLPPATAIPSGFIYVPPGRYLSGSAADDTLRQSFFSASPLHPVTTDAYSIARHETTFQEWIEFLESLPPGERALRTPKVGAAGLAGALELLRLPDGTWQLSIQPTTQPLTARAGEPITYTKRSRHAGQDWRHFPVSGISRHDAHAYTAWLRATGRVPGARLCTEQEWERAARGADDREFPAGDVLEPHDANIDSTHGSDIAARGPDQVGLHAGSRSPFEADDMAGNVFEWTTSATPGGPSFIRGGAYYYEALTARIANRTRFAEDLRDPRLGLRVCAAPPAESAPRDALPARDAGK from the coding sequence ATGCTGGAAGAGCCGAACGCAAACCTCCCGATGCCACTTCTTTCGAGCCTCCTGGGGTCCGATTCCCTGGAGCCGCCGTCCGGGTGGTGCCCGCCGAAGGTATTCGAAGAGTATCGGCTGCTCCGGCTCCTTGGCTGGGGGGGTATGGGGGAGGTGTACCTCGCCCAGGACGCGCTGCTCGAGCGGCTCGTCGCGGTCAAGTTTCTGAGCGCAATCGATCCGGATCACGATGGCCGCGATCTGCTCCTCCAGGAAGCTCGCGCCGCGGCACGTCTCCAGCACCCGAACGTGGTGTCCATCTATCGCGTCGGAGAGATCGACGCTCGCCCCTTCATCATCTCCGAGTTCGTGCGAGGCACCAGCCTCGATCTCCTCGATCATCCGCTGCCCTGGACACGTGTCCTGGAACTCGGCATCGGTCTCGCACGAGGCCTGGGCGCGGCCCATCGGCGCGGCGTCTTGCACCGGGACATCAAGCCGGGCAACGCGATCCTGACGGAAGACGGAGAGGTGAAGCTGCTGGACTTCGGCCTCGCGAAGCTCGTCGAGCACGGGGCCGCGCGCTCCACGCCGAACCCTGCCACGCTGGCCGTCGCTGCTGCCGTGGCGCAGCTCGACTCGGATCCGGCGCCGCCTTTACCTCCCGAGGACGCCCTGGCGCTCGGTCATGTCGCAGAGGCCACCGACATCACCTTCCGCTGCGTCGTCCCGCTGTCGCCGACGACGTCGGCCATCTCGGGAGAGCGCGCGGTCACGAGCGTCACGGCACTCCAGGGTACGCCCCTCTACATGGCGCCAGAGCTGTGGATCGGCGAAGCCGCCTCGCCCCGCACGGACGTCTACGCCCTCGGCCTCGTGCTCTACGAGCTCTGCGCGGGGGAGTTGCCGCACGCGAGCTTGCCCATGAACGAGCTGCCCCGCGCGGCTCGCTCCCAGGACATCCCCCCGCTCGCCACCGTCGTCCATGGCGTCGATCGCCGCCTCGCCAGCGTGGTCGACAGGTGTCTGCGGCGTGATCCGGCCGAGCGGTACGCCTCGGGCGACGAGCTGCGCGAAGCGCTGGAGCAGCTCATCACCGCGACGCGCAACACGGCGATGCCCGAAGGCAACCCCTACCGCGGCCTGCTCCCGTTCGATGCCGAGCACCGGGCTCTCTTCTTCGGTCGCACCGCCGAGATCGGCGCCGTCCTCGATCGCCTGCGCGCCGAGCCCGCCGTGATGATCGCGGGAGACTCCGGCGTCGGGAAGTCCTCCCTCTGCTCGGCCGGCGTCATCCCGCTCGTCCTCGACGGCGCGCTCGGTGATGGACGCACCTGGACGACACTGCGTGTGCCTCGCAGCAAGCGCCGCTTCGCGGCGGCCCTCGCCCGGATCCTCGGCGAAGAGGAGGAACGCTCCCTCGCCCGGCTCGCGGATCCCATCGCCCTCGCGCGGGACGTGCACCGGCGCCTCGGCCCTGGACAAGGGCTGCTCCTGTACCTCGACCAGGTCGAGGAGCTGCTCACCCTCACCTCACCCGAGGAGGCCCAGACGCTCGGCGAAGCGCTCGGTCAGCTCGCATCACGCGCCCCCTGCGTGCGGCTGCTGATGACCGTGCGCAGCGATTTCCTCACGCGTGCGGCCACGATCCCTGGCCTGGGGGACGTCCTCGCGCGCGGCCTCTATCTCCTCCGGCCGCTCGCCGCCGACCGGATCTCCGAGGCGATCGTGGGACCTGCACGGGCCAAGGGCGTCGCTTTCGAGTCCACCGCCCTCATCGACAAGCTGGCCGCATCGACCTCGAGCGCCGAGGGCCTGCCCCTGCTCCAGTTCGCGCTCGCCGAACTCTGGGACGCCCGCGCCCACCCGGACGCGCCCATCACCGAGGCTGCACTCGACGCCATCGGTGGCGTCGCCGGTGCCCTCGCGCGCCACGGGGATGGCGTGCTGCTGGGCTTGCCCGAGGACCAACGATCCACGGCCCGCCGCCTCTTGCTCGCGCTCGTCACCCTCGAGGGCACCCGCGCGAAGCGCAGCGAGGCCGAGCTGTTCGCCGGAGATCCCTCGGCCCGCGAGGCGCTGGAGGCGCTGGTCAGGGGTCGCCTCCTCGTCATGCAGCAAAGCGACGAGGGCACCACCATCGAGATTGCTCACGAAGCCCTGCTCCGTGGCTGGGGCACCCTCCGACGCTGGCTGGACGAACAGCAAGGCAGCCGCCCGGTACGCCACCGCCTCGAGGCCGCCGCCGCCGAGTGGGAGCGCCTCGGAGGCACCCGCGATGCCCTGTGGGGCGGCCGCCAGCTCGAAGAAGCCACGCTGCTCGACGAAGGGGACCTCGGCCCACGCGCGCGCGACTTCCTGCAGTCCTCGCGGCACGCCGTCCGCGGGCAGCGCCGCGCCCGCACGGGAGCGTTGCTCGGGATCCCGCTCGCGGCCCTGCTCGCCTATGGTGGCATCCAGCTCGCCCACCGCCGCGAGGTCACCGCCCACGTCACCACGCACCGACGCGAAGCGGCTTCGCTCGCCCAGCAGGCACTCGAGAAAGAAGCAGCGCTCGGTCCCTTGAGGACCAGCGCCTTCGCCGATTTCGACGGCAGCCGCGAAGAAGACGCCGAGCGGCGCTGGGCCGAGGTCCTGACGCTGGCCGCCACCGCCGAGCACCTCCGTGTCCGGGCCGGCCTCGCCCTCGAAGCGGCACTCTCCGTCGACGGTGACAACACCGTGGTGCGTTCCGAACTCGCCGACCTCCTGTACCAGCGCGCACTCGCTGCGGAGCGCGATGGCGCGCATGCGCGTCGCGACGAGCTGCTCGACCGGCTCGCCGTCTACGACAGCGCCGGCGAGCGCGCGTTGAAGTGGCATGCGCCGGCCTCGCTCTCGCTGGAGACGACCCCTCCTGGAGCGCACATCACCCTGGCGCGTTACTCCACGCAGGAACACCGCGCGCGACGCCTCGGCGAAGCGAGGGAGCTGGGTCACACGCCGCTCCCCGCCATGGATCTGCCCGCCGGCTCCTACCTGCTCACCGTGGAGGCCGAGGGACGCGCCCCGATCCGCTACCCGGTGTTGCTCGGTCGGGATGAACGGCTTTCGCTGAATCTCTTCCTCCCGCCCGCCACAGCCATCCCCAGCGGCTTCATTTACGTGCCGCCAGGCCGCTACCTCTCGGGCAGCGCCGCCGACGACACCCTGCGCCAGAGCTTCTTCTCGGCGAGCCCGCTGCATCCGGTGACCACGGACGCGTATTCGATCGCGCGTCACGAGACGACGTTCCAGGAGTGGATCGAGTTCCTCGAATCCCTGCCTCCGGGAGAGCGCGCCCTCCGCACCCCCAAGGTCGGCGCGGCGGGCCTCGCGGGTGCCCTCGAGCTGCTCCGGCTCCCCGACGGCACCTGGCAGCTCTCCATCCAGCCCACCACGCAGCCCCTCACCGCCAGAGCTGGGGAGCCGATCACCTACACCAAGCGCTCGCGTCATGCGGGGCAGGACTGGCGGCATTTTCCGGTCAGCGGCATCTCCCGACATGACGCCCATGCGTACACTGCCTGGCTCCGCGCCACCGGGCGTGTCCCAGGCGCACGCCTGTGCACAGAACAGGAATGGGAACGAGCTGCCCGAGGCGCTGATGATCGGGAGTTCCCTGCTGGCGATGTCCTGGAGCCGCATGATGCCAACATCGACTCCACCCATGGCTCGGACATTGCAGCACGCGGACCCGACCAGGTTGGTCTCCATGCGGGCTCGCGTAGCCCTTTCGAGGCGGATGACATGGCCGGGAACGTCTTCGAATGGACGACCTCCGCGACGCCTGGCGGTCCCTCATTCATCCGCGGCGGTGCCTATTACTACGAGGCGCTGACGGCCCGGATCGCCAATAGAACTCGATTCGCAGAAGACCTACGAGACCCCAGGCTCGGCCTGCGCGTCTGCGCCGCCCCCCCGGCGGAGTCAGCGCCGCGTGACGCGCTTCCTGCGCGTGACGCCGGGAAATGA